The Streptomyces laurentii region CGTCCTCGCCTTCGCCCGCGACGCGTGCTGGCAGGACGAACGCCCGCGCCGCGCGCTGCTGCACTCGCCGCACGCCTTCGACGCCTCGACCTGCGAGATCTGGGTGCCGCTGCTGTCCGGCGGCGAGGTCGTCGTGGCCCCGCCCGGCGAGGTCGACGGTGCCGTCGTCCGGGCCGCCGGCCTCACCGACGTCCTGCTGGTCTCCGGCCTCTTCCAGGTCGTTGCCGAGGAGGACCCGGACTGCTTCGCCGGCCTGCGCGAGGTCATGACCGGCGGCGACGTGATCAGCCCCGCCGCGGTCCGCGCGGTCCTGCGCCGCCACCCGGACCTGCGGATCCGCGCCACGTACGGACCCACCGAACTCACCATGTGCTCCGTGCAGATGCCCCTGTGCGACCCGGACACGGTGCCGGACAGCGTCCCGCTCGGCCGGCCGATGGACGACACCGCCGTCTACCTGCTCGACGACCGGCTGCGGCCGGTGCCCGTCGGGGTGATCGGCGAGCTGTACGCGTCCGGAGCCGGCCTGGCGCGCGGATACGCCGGCCGCGCCGGCCTGACCGCCGAACGCTTCACCGCCGACCCCTTCGGCGCGCCCGGCACCCGGATGTACCGCACCGGCGACCTCGCCCGGTGGCGCGCCGACGGAACCCTCGAATTCGCCGGCCGGGCCGACAGCCAGGTGAAGATCCGCGGCTTCCGGGTCGAACCCGGCGAGGTGGAGAGCGTGCTGGTCCGGCACCCGCACGTGGCCCAGGCCCATGTGCACGCCCGCGAGGACCGGCCCGGCGACAAGCGCCTCGTCGGCTATCTGGTGCCCGCCGTCCCGGCGCCCGACCTCGTCGGGATCCGTGCCGCGGCGGCGTCCGTGCTCCCGCCGTACATGGTGCCCGCCGCGCTCGTCCCGCTCGACCAGCTGCCGCTCACCCCGAACGGCAAGATCGACCGGCGGCTGCTGCCGGCCCCCGACGAGGCCGACGCCGGCACGGAGTACGTGGCACCGCGCGACGACCGGGAACGCGCCCTGTGCGCCCTGTTCGCCGAGGTGCTGCGTGTCCCGCGGGTCGGCGTGCACGACGGCTTCTTCGCGCTCGGCGGCCACTCGCTCCTTGCGATCCGGCTGATCAACCGGATCCGGAGCACCTTCGACGCGGACCTCGGCGTGGCGACCCTGTTCCAGGCGCCCACCGTCGCCGAACTCGCCGGCAGGCTCGGCGCGCCGGACGGCGGCGGCCGGATCCCGGCCGTCCCGCGGACCGCCCCGCTGCCGCTCTCGTACCAACAGGAAGGGCTGTGGTTCCTCCACCAGCTCGACCCCGAATCCCCGGTCTACAACGTGCCGTTGGCGCTGCGCCTGCGCGGCCGGCTCGACACGGACCGCCTCGCCCGGGTCCTGGGCCGGCTCGTCGCCCGGCACGAGAGCCTGCGCACCCGGTTCGTCGCGGTCGACGGCGTCCCCGTCCAGGTGGCCGATCCCGCCGACGCCGTACCGGCCTCGTGGCCGCTCCCGGTGACCCCGACCCACCCCGACGACGTGCCGCAGGCGCTCGCCGAAGCCGCCACCCGGCCCTTCGACCTGGCCGCCGAATCGCTGCTGCGCACCGAACTGCTGCGGCTCGGCCCGACCGAACACGTGCTGGTGCTCTGCACCCACCACATCATCGCGGACGGCTGGTCGGCGGGCGTCCTGCTCGACGAACTGTCCACCCTGTACGGCGACATGGACGCCACGCTCCCGGCCCTGGACATCCAGCCCGCCGACCACGCGGTCTGGCAGCGCGCCCGACCTGCCGACGACATCCTGGACGAGCAGCTCGGATACTGGCGCGAACAACTCCACGCCCTGCCGGAGTTGGACTTCCCGACCGACCGCCCGCGCGGCACCGCGTCCGGACACCCCGGCGCCACGGTGGAACTCCTCCTCGACGCCGGCCTCGGCGCCTCGCTGCGCCGGCTCGCCGACACCGAACGCGGATCGCTGCTGTCCGTCCTGATGGCCGGATTCCTGGTCGTCCTGTCCCGGCACACCGGACAGGACGACATCGGGATCGGCTCGGTGTTCTACGGCCGCCACCGCCCCGAACTCGAACCGCTGGTCGGCTACTTCGCCAACACCGTCGTGCTGCGCGCCGACGTCGCCGGCAACCCGGACTTCCGCGAGCTGACCCGCCGCTGCGAGCAGGCCGTACGTGGCGCCACCGCACACCAGGACCTCCCCTTCAGCACCCTGGTCGAAGAGCTGCGCCCCGCCCGCGAACCGGGCCGCAACCCGCTCTTCCAGATCAGCCTCACCCTGCACGCCGACGAGGCCGCCGACGCCGCGCCCGCGCTCGGCCCGGTCACCGCCGAACCGCTGCCCGTGGCCGGCTCGGTCGCCCGCTTCGACCTGGCCGCGCACGCCACCGTCACCGCCGACGGCGGACTGCGGCTGCAGGCCGAGTACGCCACCGACCTGTTCGACACCGACCGGATCACCCGACTCCTCGGACACCTGGGCCGCGTCCTGACCCGGGCGGCCGAGGCCCCCGACACGTCCGTCCACGACTTCGTCCTGACCGGCCCGGACGAGACGGCGCTGCTGCGGCAGTGGAGCGCCGCCCGGCGCGAGGTGCCGGTCGACGCCTCGCTGTGGGACCTGTTCGCCGAACAGGTCCGGCTGCGCCCCGACGCGGTGGCCGTGGTCGCGGGCGACGCACGCACCACGTACCGCGAACTGGCCTGGCGAGCCGAGCGGTTGGCCGCCCGGCTGGCCCATCGGGGCGTCACGCGGGGCAGCCTGGTCGGCCTGTGCGTCCGCCGCGACACCGACCTCGTCACCGGCATCCTCGGCATCCTGCGCGCCGGCGCCGCGTACGTCCCCCTGGACCCCGACTACCCGGCACAGCGGCTGGCGTACATGGCCGACGACGCGGGCCTCGCGGTGGTGGTCACCCAGAGCGGACTCGACGTGCCCGCGGCCGCGCTGACGCTGGACGACGACACCGACGGCGACCTTCCCGTACCGGCCCTGACCGTCACGGCCGCCGACCTGGCCTACCTGATCTACACCTCGGGCTCGACCGGCGCGCCCAAGGCGGTCACCGTCCCGCACGGGCAGGTCGTCCGGCTGCTGCGGGCCACCCGGGACTGGTTCGGGTTCGACGAGCGGGACGTGTGGACGCTGTTCCACTCGTACGCCTTCGACTTCTCCGTCTGGGAACTGTGGGGCGCGCTCGTCCACGGCGGCCGGCTGGTCGTGGTGCCGTTCTGGCAGACCCGCTCGCCCGAGGACTTCCAGCGGCTGCTGGCCCGCGAGAAGGTCACCGTGCTCAATCAGACCCCGGCCGCCTTCCGGCAGTTGGCCGCCGCGAACGAGGAGCGGCCGGAGCGACTCTCCCTGCGGTACGTGATCTTCGGAGGCGACGCGCTCGATGTCGACGCCGTACGCCGCTGGTTCGACCGGCACGGCGAGGACCGGCCGCGGCTGGTCAACATGTACGGCATCACCGAGACCACGGTCCACGTCACGTACTGCCCGCTGACCCGGGAGCTGCTGCGGGACAACACCAGCCCCATTGGCGAGCCGATCCCCGACCTGTCGCTGTGGGTCGTCGACCCGGCCGGACAGCCCGCCCCCCTCGGCGTACCGGGCGAACTCCTCGTCGGCGGCGCCGGGTTGTCCTGGGGCTATCTGCACCGGCCCGGCCTGAGCGCCGAACGCTTCGTCGCCGACCCGTTCGGCGCGCCCGGCGCCCGGCTCTACCGCTCCGGCGACCTCGCCCGGCGTCGCGCCGACGGCGGCCTCGAATACCTGGGCCGTATCGACCAGCAAGTCAAGATCCGCGGGTTCCGGATCGAACTCGGCGAGATCGAGACCGTACTCGCCGCACACCCGCACGTCGACCACGCGTGCGTGACCGTCCGCGACGACCGTCTCGTCGGCTACATGGTGGCCAAGCCGGGCGCCGACCTCGGCGACCTCACGGAACTCCGCGCGCACCTCGCGGCCCATCTGCCCGACTACATGGTGCCGTCCGCGCTCGTGCCGGTGGAACGCATCGGCATGACCGCCAACGGCAAGGTCGACCGGGCCGCGCTGCCCGCACCCGAGACGAGCCGCACCAGCGCGTTCGTCGCCCCGCGCGACGCCACCGAGCGGGCGGTCGCCCGCGTCTGGGCCGGTCTGCTCGGCACCGACCGGATCGGCGTCCACGACAGCTTCTTCGACCTGGGAGGCAGCTCGCTCGACCTGACCCGGCTGCGGGCCGAGATCCGCCGCGAGTTCGGCGTCGAACTGGACGTACGCGACCTGTACGCGACACCGACCGTGGAGAGGACCGCCATGCTGCTCGACCCGTCCCGCCGGAACCCGTCCGGGAAGCCGGACGCGCCGAACCAGCCGGGCCAGGCCGGCGTGTCCCGGACCTCACCCCTCGTACCGATCAAGCCCACCGGCAGCCGGCCGCCGCTCTTCCTCGTCCACGCCGTCGGCGGATCCGTGGTGCCGTACCTGCCGCTGGCCCGCCTGACCGACCCCGACCAGCCGCTGTACGGACTGGAGGACCCCGGCCTCGACGGCGGCCCGGTCACCACCTCGCTCACCGACCTGGCCGCGCACTACGTCGACGCGATCCGTGCCGTCCAGCCGCACGGCCCCTACCATCTCGGCGGCTGGTCCCTGGGCGGTCTGGTGGCCACGGAGATGGCCGGTCAGCTGACCGCCGCGGGCGAACCGGTCGCGCTGGTCGTCATGCTGGACACCGGAATGCCTCCGTACCTGGGCACGGACCTGCCGGACCGCGCGGCCCTCCTCGGCGGCTTCGTCCACGACCTGGCCGGCCAGGCGGGCGTCCCGGCACCCCCGTACGACGAGGCGGCGTTCCACGGCCTCGCGCCGGACCGCCAGGACGAGCTGCTGCTCGACCTCCTGGAGGGCGCCGGGCTCGTCCCGGCGGGCATCCGGGAGGACATGCGGGACCGGATCAGGGTCTTCGAGGCCAACACCCGCGCCCTGCTCCGCCACCGCCCGGGCCCGGTCGACGCCCGCCTCGTCCTGCTGTCCGCCCAGCAGCAGCCGCGCCGGCCGAAGACCCGCCCGTGGCGCGTCCTGGCCCGGCGCGGCTTCGAACTCCACACGGTCCCCGGCGACCACCACACCATGCTGCGACAGCCCCACCTGACGACCCTGGCGGAGAGCCTGCGGGGCATCCTGGAACGGCTGAGCCAGTCCTGAAGCGCGGCCCCGGCCGGGCGGGTTGCCGCCCGGTCCGCCGTCGTACGCTTGCGGCGAGGTGATGACATGTCGCTCCAAGAGAACGTCCGGAACCATCGGCGACGCCGGGGATGGACGCAAGAACGACTCGCCGAAGAGGCCGATCTCTCGGTGGGCACCGTCCGCAAGGTGGAGCAGGGCGGAACCGCCTCGGTCGAGACGATCCACACACTCGCCCGCGCCCTCGGCACCACGACATCCAGCCTCTTCGCGTCCGAGGCGCCCGCACCCGTCCGCGAAGCCGAGGGCGACGGACCGAAGCTGACCGGGCTGCGCAGGGCGCTCATGCCTCCCATCGGACTGACGCCGGTGGCGGCCGATCACGCCGACCGGCGAGATCTCCACTCGCTCCAATCGGACATCACCGACTCGCACCTCCTGTACCAGGCCGACCGCTACAACTCCGTGGCCAAGCGTCTGCCCGGCATCCTGCGCGCCGGTGAGGCGGCCGTAGCCCTGAGCGACGGAGACGAACGCCGGCAGGCGATCGCCACGCGCGCCTGCGCCTTCCTGCTGGCCGGGAAGTACCTCACCCAGGTCCGGCGCTACGACATGGCCTACCACGCCCTCTCGCGGGCCATCACGGACGCTCGCGGCATGGGCAGCACCCAACTGGCCGTCACGGGCGTCGTCGGGATGTGCTGGCTTCTCCTGCGTCAGGACCGTTTCGACGAGGCCGAACAACTGGCCACCGCCACGGCCGACCAGGTCGAGCCGCGTCTTTCGACCGCCACGCCGGCCCAGTGGGCCATCTGGGGCGAGCTCCTTCTGCGTGTGGCCTCCGCCGCGATGCGGAACAACCGACCGGATGTCGCCCAGCAGGCTCGGCGCATGGCGGCGACGGCTGCCAGCGCTCTGGATCGCGAGCACGTCGACTTCCAGGAGCACTGGGCCACGTTCGGGCCGGTGACGGCCGAGACGAAACGCATCGAGGACCTGTCCCTGATCGGAGACGCGCGCGGCGTGTTGAACCTGGCCGACACGGGGCTCGTCGGCGCCCAGGCGCTCGCGGCATACGGCCGGCCGGGCATGAACACCTGGGGACGCCATCGCCTGGACGTGGCGCGAGCGCACGTACAACTCGGTTCGCACCAGGACGCGATGAACGAGCTGACCGGCCTCAAGGCGACAGCCTCGGAGTGGCTGAGGCATCAGAACATCGCACGCCACGTCATGGGGGACATCCTCGCGAAGCGCAAGCGCACGCTGACGGACGACATGCGTGAGATGGCCTCTCACCTGGGCATCGTCGGCTGACTACCACGCTGCCTGGCACCTCGCGACCGCCGGCCGGAGAAGTCCCACCCAGCGTGTCTGGGCGACTTCCGCGCGCCACCGTAGCTTCGGATCATGGCAACAACAGAGGACAACGGAACGACCATTGCGCCCAAGGACTGTGTGCTCGGCGCCTTGATGATGGACGTCGGCCGCGGTGTGGCCGGCATCGTCATGGGACGGGATGACGGGGTCCGCGTACAGCTCCGCCCGCTCAACGGCGGCCGGGAGTGGGACGCGGACCGCGTTCGGCACCTGACGTCACACGAGGAGCTGCGCGTCCGTTGTGCTGCGCGCAACGAGATGATGAGGAGGCGCGGCCTGTGAGCGGTCCGACGACGATCATCAACCCCATGCTCCCGGACCGCTCCGTGACAACCGGACGGCCGAACCAACCGAGCCCGGCCGGCCCGAAAGACGTGGGCCGTGGGCCGCTCAGGAGCCCGGTGACAGGACTCGGCCCGGCAGATAGCGGACCGGACTTCGGCCAGAACACCGATGGACTCCACGGTCCGCCACGGTGGAGACTTCGGGCTGCCCCGTCAGTCGGCCCGGCCGGAAGTACCCTTCGGACCGACCCGGCCGGACGGCACTATTCTCCCGGCTCCTTCCGCTCAGGAGGAACTTGTGCGAGTCATCCGCAGATCCCGCGCCACCTTCCGGCGTCTCGTCGTGAGCGCCGTCGCCGTGGCCTCCCTGGTCGGCTCCGGTCTCGTCTCCGCCCAGCCCGCGATGGCAGCTCCGGTGTTCCAAGCACCGTTCGCTTGCGGTGAGACATGGCGCGGAGCCACCCGGTCGGACCACAACGACTACCACTCGATCGACTTCAACTGGGGTTCGGGCAGCGACGACTACCTGCGCCCGGTGCATGCCAGCGCTGCCGGCAAAGTGACCGGATCCGGTGTCTACAACGACGGTGTGTCCTACGTCCTCGTCGACCACGGCGGCGGCTGGGCCACCCGGTACCTGCACATGCAGGTCGGCAGCCTGCTGCCGGTCGGCACCACGGTGCGGATGGGTCAGGTGGTCGGCAAGGTCAGCGATGTCGGCTCACCCGGCGCGTACCACCTGCACTTCGAGCAGCGCTACAACGGCGAGATCGTCGCGGCCACGTTCGACGGCGTGCCCTTCTCCTACCCCGACCAGTCCGTCACCAGCCGGAACTGCGGTGGCGCCGCGTCCGGCGGCTTCGGAGACTGGTCGGGGGACGGCAAGGCGGACGTGCTGGCCCGGCAAGCCTCCACTGGCAACCTGTACCTCTACAAGGGCACGGGCGCGGGCAAGCTCCAGACAGGCAACACCCAGATCGGCAGCGGCTGGGGCGGGATGGACGCCCTTGTACGCCACGGCGATTTCGACGGCGACGGCTCCGAGGACGTGGTGGCACGGGAAGCCTCCACCGGTGATCTCTACCTCTACCGGGGCAACGGCACGGGTGGATTCCAGACCGGCAACACGAAGATCGACAACGGCTGGAACGGTATGGACGCCATCCTCAGCCCCGGAGATTTCGACGGAGATGGCAACGCCGACATCCTTGCGCGTCAAGAAGCCACCGGTGATCTCTACCTCTACCGGGGCAATGGCGCCGGAGGGCTCCAGACCGGCAACACGAAGATCGACAACGGCTGGAACGGTATGGACGCCATCCTCAGCCCCGGAGATTTCGACGGAGATGGCAACGCCGACATCCTTGCGCGTCAAGAAGCCACCGGTGATCTCTACCTCTACCGGGGCAATGGCGCCGGAGGGCTCCAGACCGGCAACACGAAGATCGACAACGGCTGGAACGGTATGGACGCCATCCTCAGCCCCGGAGATTTCGACGGAGATGGCAACGCCGACATCCTTGCGCGTCAAGAAGCCACCGGTGATCTCTACCTCTACCGGGGCAATGGCGCCGGAGGGCTCCAGACCGGCAACACGAAGATCGACAACGGCTGGAACGGTATGGACGCCATCCTCAGCCCCGGAGATTTCGACGGAGATGGCAACGCCGACATCCTTGCGCGTCAAGAAGCCACCGGTGATCTCTACCTCTACCGGGGCAATGGCGCCGGTGGACTTCAGACCGGCAACACGAAGATCGACAACGGCTGGAACGGCATGAACGCCGTCTTCTGAGCGCGGCGGTCCTGAAGGCCGAGGCCACGCTTCCCGCATCCGCCGGGCCTACACGGCCTCGGACTTCAAGATCCTGACCAGTCCGGAAGCGGCAGGCTCCGGCAGGAACAGGGCGGTCCGCGCATGGGGGGCGGATCTCCGGGGACCTTGGCATCAAGGCGTTGGTGCCGCTGTCTCAAGTGATGGGACAGCTCCGGGTGAAGGGGATGTCGGGCAGGAAGGTCTTCCATGCCGCCTTCGAGAGGGGGCCGTTCGCTCGCCGGCAGACCGTGGTGGCCGCGGTGCGCGGGTCGATTCGGTATGCCGCGAGATCCACGTGTTCTCCTGACACCCGCAAGGTGGAGCCGTCGGCGCTGAAGCCCAGGGCCGTGACGAAGTCCCCGGCCGTGGGCATGGGAAGGCCCAGCGGCATGCGGGAGTCGACATCCCAGATCTGGATGGTGCCTCCGGCTTCGACCGCCAGCAGCCGCGAGTCCGGGGAGAAAGCCAGGCTGGTGACCACGGGCGGCGGGTAGGAGAGGTCCGCGGGCTTCACCTCCCCGATGAGTTCGCAGGCCTGCCCGTCCCACAACATCACACGTCCCGTCTCGTCTCCGGTGGCCAGCAGCGCGCCGTTCGGACTGAAGGTCAGGGCGATACCCGAACTGCGGACGCGTCGTTCCACCGCGGGCCGACCGTCCCGTCGTAGGTCCCGGACCGCGCCGTCGGAGGTGACGAACATGCTGCCATCGGGGGCTACGCCGAGTGCGTTGCCCTGGACTCCGGGCCAGGATCTGACTACTGCGCGGCGGCGTGGATCCCACAGGTGGGTCGAGCCGAGGGTCGGGGGCTGGGTCAGGAGCAGGAACCGGCCGTCGGACGTGTAGCTCACCGCGCCGAGTTCCGGAAGGCCGGGAATGCGGCCCTCGGGCACGACGAGGTCCTGGGTGTCGGTGACACGACGTCGGTTCACGTCCCAGAAAGCCATATGTGGGGGCGTGGGCTGCTCGATGTCCCCCGACTGGATCCCGTACACGAGTACGCGGCTGTCGGGTCGGAACGCGAGGAGCGGCTCGCAGAGGGTGTAGGGGTTTCCTGGAGGCCCGCAGGGCATGGAGGGCAGCTCGGTCCAGCCGCCGGCGGGCCGGAGGTCGCGGAGGCGGAAGCTCATCCGGTTTCCTTGCTGGCGTGCGACCACGAGAAGGGTGCCGTCGGCGCTGAACCGGGCGCCGGTGGCTGGGGCGGGCCGCCACTCGGGGGCCAGGATGCGACGTATGTCGAGCGTGCGTACGGCACTTCCCCAGTGGAGTGACGAAGGAGCTCCGACCATATAGGACAGACGGCCGGCCGCGAGGTCGAAGCGCAGCTGGCCGGCGTCCTCGCCTGCGAGCGGGAACCGGTATACCGGCCGGCGTTGCGTCTCCGGGCCGATGCGCCAGATCAGCAGCTCTTTTCGGTCCGTCGCCGCCACGAATCGTCCGTCAGGGCTGAAGCGGACCTCGGTGGGTTTGGGGTGGGTGACCAGGCGTCGCTCTTTGCCTGTGGCAAGTTCCCAGGAGCGGATTCCGTCGCCGTCGGCCAGTACGAGGGCGCGGGAGTCGTGGGTGAACTGCGCCGCCTCGTTGACGCATGCGTCGCGGGACATGGTGGGCGCCCACGGTGCGTCGAGTCTGCGGCGCCGTGCCACGTCCCAGAGCTGCAGGGGCTCTCCCGGCAGGCACCAGGCCAGCAGAGCGTCGTCGCGGCTGATGACCACGTCCTGGACGAGCAGCACGTCGCGCTTCTCGTCGGTGTGCTGACGCTCCAGGGCGGAGGAGGTGGCCGGGACGAACCCGTCGCCGTTTCGGGACTCGCGCCAGGGCAGGGGAGGAAGCGACAGTCGGACCGCTCCGGTGGCCGTGTCGCGTAGGACGGTGCGCATCCTGCGGGGCGTGCCTGGGGCGGGCGGGGCGGTCTCGTAGGTGACGAGGAGCCGCCCGCTCGGCCCCAAGTTGGCTCCGCCGCCAAGCTCCGTCGACAGAGGCCGTCCCGTACGGCCGGTGGCGAGGTCCCGGAGGCCGACCCTGCGGGGGCTGGACGTGTCTTCGCCGAAGTCCAGGACCCGTGGTCCGTCGCTTCTCATGGGCGCCGTGTGGTTCAGCGAGGCACCGAGGCCCGGCATGACGCGCCGCTGCCGCCCCGTCCGTACGTCCCACTCGACGACGCTCTTGCTGCCGATACTGAGCAGGGTGCGGCCGTCGTCGCTCAGGCGCCGCATCGTGTCGCCGGAGGTGTCGGGGTCGGTGAACAGGTTCTGCTGGGGTTGCGTCATGGCGCTCAGCAGGGTCGCCCTCGTCTCGGGCAGATCGGCCACGTTCCAGGCCGCGAGGCTCAGCCGCATGGAGGTGACCGGGTCGGATTGGCGCAGGCTCTCGGCTGTGCCCGCGATGCGGCGCGCCTCGTGCTCGACGCGGCGCCGTTCGCTGATCCGGTTCTGCTGCCAGGCCACCAGCCCCACCAGCACGGCGAGTGCCAGCAGGACCGACAGCGCGCCGACGCCTACACGGCTGCGGCGCTGTGCGCGCAGAGCCGCCCTGTTGCTCGCGGCGAGGAACCGGGCCTCCAGCGCCGTGAGTTCGCCGCTCGGATCCGGCCGCTCCGGGAAGTACTCCCGTGCGGTGGTCAGCCGCAGGCCCCGGTACAGAGCCCCGGGGTCGCGGCCGAGCGCGTGCCACCCGACAGCGGCCTCGGTGAGGTGGCGGTGGCAGCGGATTCGCTCTCGGTCCTCGTCGATCCAGCCGCGCAGGCGTGGCCAGGCGGTGAGCAGTGCCTCATGGGCGAGGTCGACGGTGTCGTGGTCGAGGGTGATCAGGCGGGCGCGGACGAGCCGCTCGACGACGACGGCCAGGTCACCGGCTCCGTGGGATTCCTCCGGCTGGTCGGCCCGTTCCGCTTCTCCTGCCCGTTCTCGACCGGCGTGTTCGTCCGCGGGGAGGCCCAGTTCGGCGCGGGGGACCGGACGGCGGGTGTCCTGGGCACCCTGGCCGGGGGTGACCAGGCGCAGCAGCAGATGGCGGGCTGTCCGGCGCTGAGCGGGGCTGAGCCGCTCGTAGCATTCCTCGGCGGTATGGGCGATCGCGCCGGCCAGGCCGCCCGTCTCGTGGTACGCCGACTCGGTCAGCGTGCGGCCACGGCGCCGGCGCCAGGTCTCGAGCAGGGCGTGGGACATCAGGGGAAGGCCGCCGGGCTGATGATCGAGTTCCTCGACGATCCGGGCGGTCAGTGACCGTTCGACGAGGAGCCCTTGGGCGGCGGCGGGCCTGGTGATCGCATCGCGCAGTTCCTCCCGGCTCATCGGCCCGAGAAGAAACGTGCCGGCGCCGGCCGCGTCGGCGAGGCGGCGGTCCTGTGCGAGATGACCGAGGAAGTCGGCGCGTACCGCGATCAGCACACGGCCCCCGAGATCGGCACGTGTCGTGTCCAGGAGAGCCTTGATGAAGCGGGTGCGCTCGACGGGGTCGGCGCAGAGCGTGAACAACTCCTCGAACTGGTCGATGATGAGCAGGGACCGAGGGCTGGTGGCCGCGGGCGCCAGGAGCGCTGCGTGGGTGCCGGCCGGATGCGGGCCGGGGGTGAGGATCCTGATCACCGACGGTCTCCCGTCGGATTCCGGGAGGTGGCGTAGCAGGGGAACGAGTCCGGCCCGGATCAGGGACGACTTCCCGCTGCCGGAGGGGCCCGACAGTGCGGTGCAGGGGCGCGCCCGGACGAGTTCCGCCAGGTGTCCGGTGGTGCGGTCACGTCCGAAGAAGAGCGCGGTGTCGCCTGTCTCGAACCGGGCGAGTCCTCGGTACGGAGCCTCGGTCACGTCCATGCCGCCGGCGGCGAGCCGCTCCCCTGCGGCCTCCTGCTCGGCCGCGTGCCAGCGCTGTTCCCAGTCGGCCACGTCCCCGCCGCACGCCCGAACGTAGGCCAGGGCCACCGGAAGCGACGGAAGGTGCTCTCCTGCGGCCGCCTCCGCCAGGGTCGCCGTCGAATACCGGGCCTCGACCGCCATCGCGCGGTACGTGAGCGGTCCCGCCGCGTCCCGCAGCTTCCTCAGTTCGTGGGCGAACCGGGCCACCGGTCCGCTGCTCGGGTCAAGCTCTCGCTCACGGCGCCCCATCGCATCCCCCTGACCGGCGTCGGCACGACGGCCGCAAGCTACGCGGCCGGGCTCCGTGTTGCCAAGGGGTTCCTCGTCACGGCGTGTTCAGCCACGTCCCGCCCGGTCTCACGGCGACGCGAAGACGTTTGTCCGGAGTGATGAAAGCCGCCTGCCTGACAACCCACCGCCGGCGAACACTGAGGTCACGGAGGAGACCTACCGGCGGACAACGCCGTTGCCCGACTCCCCGTCCGCGATCCGCGATCCGCGCAGCGTGGCGCACACGTGCCCAGTCGGCGGGATCGCAGACCTGAGAGAAGGAGAACCCATGAACGTGTACAAGAAGGCGGCCGGCCTGCTGGCCGCCGCGGGAGCGGTCATCGTGTCGCTGCTTGCGACGGCAGCACCGGCGCAGGCGTACGGCAGCGAACTGAACGCAATGTACGAATCGGTGGACACCAGCACCTGCCCCTGCACCCTTTACGACCAGATCGACAACACCTACTTCGCCAAGGACTCCGGCGGCCTGGCCGTCAAGGCCCAGCTGTGGACCAGAAACGGCGACGTCGCCAAGGTGGAATTCCACCCCTACGACCAGAAGCTCTGGATCTACGACGCCGCCAACGACGGCGACACCGTCTACGTCACCCTCTACACGGCGAGGAAGGGCTGGTCCGCCATCTACTACGCGCCGGGCACCAGCAAGGACGTCGACAAGAACGTGATCGACTTCAGCAGCTGGCTCAACGAAGGGGAGGACGTGCTGGTCCGGATCAGCGACAACTCCGACGGGACCGACGTGATCGCC contains the following coding sequences:
- a CDS encoding WD-40 repeat protein (identified by MetaGeneAnnotator; putative;~sequence version:1), translating into MGRRERELDPSSGPVARFAHELRKLRDAAGPLTYRAMAVEARYSTATLAEAAAGEHLPSLPVALAYVRACGGDVADWEQRWHAAEQEAAGERLAAGGMDVTEAPYRGLARFETGDTALFFGRDRTTGHLAELVRARPCTALSGPSGSGKSSLIRAGLVPLLRHLPESDGRPSVIRILTPGPHPAGTHAALLAPAATSPRSLLIIDQFEELFTLCADPVERTRFIKALLDTTRADLGGRVLIAVRADFLGHLAQDRRLADAAGAGTFLLGPMSREELRDAITRPAAAQGLLVERSLTARIVEELDHQPGGLPLMSHALLETWRRRRGRTLTESAYHETGGLAGAIAHTAEECYERLSPAQRRTARHLLLRLVTPGQGAQDTRRPVPRAELGLPADEHAGRERAGEAERADQPEESHGAGDLAVVVERLVRARLITLDHDTVDLAHEALLTAWPRLRGWIDEDRERIRCHRHLTEAAVGWHALGRDPGALYRGLRLTTAREYFPERPDPSGELTALEARFLAASNRAALRAQRRSRVGVGALSVLLALAVLVGLVAWQQNRISERRRVEHEARRIAGTAESLRQSDPVTSMRLSLAAWNVADLPETRATLLSAMTQPQQNLFTDPDTSGDTMRRLSDDGRTLLSIGSKSVVEWDVRTGRQRRVMPGLGASLNHTAPMRSDGPRVLDFGEDTSSPRRVGLRDLATGRTGRPLSTELGGGANLGPSGRLLVTYETAPPAPGTPRRMRTVLRDTATGAVRLSLPPLPWRESRNGDGFVPATSSALERQHTDEKRDVLLVQDVVISRDDALLAWCLPGEPLQLWDVARRRRLDAPWAPTMSRDACVNEAAQFTHDSRALVLADGDGIRSWELATGKERRLVTHPKPTEVRFSPDGRFVAATDRKELLIWRIGPETQRRPVYRFPLAGEDAGQLRFDLAAGRLSYMVGAPSSLHWGSAVRTLDIRRILAPEWRPAPATGARFSADGTLLVVARQQGNRMSFRLRDLRPAGGWTELPSMPCGPPGNPYTLCEPLLAFRPDSRVLVYGIQSGDIEQPTPPHMAFWDVNRRRVTDTQDLVVPEGRIPGLPELGAVSYTSDGRFLLLTQPPTLGSTHLWDPRRRAVVRSWPGVQGNALGVAPDGSMFVTSDGAVRDLRRDGRPAVERRVRSSGIALTFSPNGALLATGDETGRVMLWDGQACELIGEVKPADLSYPPPVVTSLAFSPDSRLLAVEAGGTIQIWDVDSRMPLGLPMPTAGDFVTALGFSADGSTLRVSGEHVDLAAYRIDPRTAATTVCRRANGPLSKAAWKTFLPDIPFTRSCPIT
- a CDS encoding hypothetical protein (identified by MetaGeneAnnotator; putative;~sequence version:1) — its product is MNVYKKAAGLLAAAGAVIVSLLATAAPAQAYGSELNAMYESVDTSTCPCTLYDQIDNTYFAKDSGGLAVKAQLWTRNGDVAKVEFHPYDQKLWIYDAANDGDTVYVTLYTARKGWSAIYYAPGTSKDVDKNVIDFSSWLNEGEDVLVRISDNSDGTDVIATAWGRA